The Mauremys mutica isolate MM-2020 ecotype Southern chromosome 1, ASM2049712v1, whole genome shotgun sequence genome has a segment encoding these proteins:
- the RS1 gene encoding retinoschisin — MQFKMENILLSLLFCYKATLALSPGEDDRLEHWHSKACKCDCQGSANSVWATGTNSLVCMPECPYHKPLGFESGALPSDQISCSNSEQYTGWYTSWTANKARLNGQGFGCAWLSKFQDNGQWLQIDMKEVKVISGLLTQGRCDADEWMTKYSVQYRTDENLNWIYYKDQTGNNRVFYGNSDRSSIVQNLLRPPIVSRYIRLIPLGWHVRIAIRMELLECMSKCA, encoded by the exons CCACGCTGGCATTGTCGCCTGGTGAG GATGACCGATTGGAGCACTGGCACAGTAAAGCTTGCAAATGTGATTGTCAAGGAAGTGCCAACTCAGTATGGGCCACCGGAACCAACAGCTTAGTGTGCATGCCGG AGTGTCCCTATCATAAACCCCTTGGGTTTGAGTCAGGAGCGCTTCCTTCTGACCAGATAAGCTGCTCCAATTCCGAGCAGTACACCGGCTGGTATACTTCATGGACTGCAAACAAGGCCCGACTTAATGGCCAGGGTTTTGG GTGTGCATGGCTCTCCAAATTTCAAGACAATGGGCAGTGGCTGCAGATTGACATGAAAGAGGTCAAAGTTATCTCAGGGCTACTCACACAGGGGCGCTGTGATGCGGACGAGTGGATGACAAAATACAGCGTGCAGTACAGGACTGATGAGAATCTGAATTGGATTTACTACAAGGACCAGACAGGAAACAACCGG gttttctATGGAAACTCAGACAGATCATCCATTGTCCAGAATCTCCTGCGCCCTCCGATTGTTTCCCGCTACATCCGATTAATACCTCTAGGCTGGCATGTGCGCATTGCCATCAGGATGGAGCTGCTGGAGTGCATGAGTAAATGTGCTTAA